A region of Chelonia mydas isolate rCheMyd1 chromosome 7, rCheMyd1.pri.v2, whole genome shotgun sequence DNA encodes the following proteins:
- the CALHM3 gene encoding calcium homeostasis modulator protein 3: MDRFRMIFQYFQSNSESVMNGICGLLALASVKMYTSFDFNCPCLPKYNMAYGLGIMFLPPMALFLCGLILNRQTLVMLEEWKRPTGGRKKDLAILRYMCSSIMQRAMIAPVIWIIVTLLDGKCFVCAFSGSIDPEKFVGFANVTPTQMQLLLSKVPCKDDELMKNNPARKAVSRYLKCWSQALGWSVVLILIMAAFLARSLRPCFNQAAFLQTRYWSNYIDIEQKIFNETCCEHAQDFAHKCILHFFESMQEEIKLRRFNAPGEEAAGGEGEEDHLRGITDQEQMNELLKSWHYSKPPLDVSQATQRQQSVGRERPSVPWADSLSNRGNAPQKAKTSRQTEV; encoded by the exons ATGGATCGGTTCCGGATGATCTTCCAATACTTCCAGTCCAATTCTGAGTCGGTGATGAATGGGATCTGTGGGTTGCTAGCCCTGGCTAGCGTGAAGATGTATACCTCCTTTGACTTtaactgcccctgcctgcccaaGTACAACATGGCTTATGGTTTGGGAATCATGTTTCTGCCCCCCATGGCCCTCTTTCTCTGTGGTCTCATTCTCAACAGACAGACTCTGGTGATGCTGGAGGAATGGAAAAGACCTACTGGGGGCAGAAAGAAGGATCTAGCCATCCTCAG GTACATGTGCTCCTCCATCATGCAGCGAGCCATGATTGCTCCCGTCATCTGGATCATCGTCACCCTCCTCGATGGGAAATGCTTCGTCTGTGCTTTCAGTGGCTCCATCGACCCTGAAAAGTTTGTGGGGTTTGCCAACGTCACCCCTACCCAGATGCAGCTTTTGCTCTCCAAAGTGCCCTGCAAAGATGACGAGCTCATGAAGAACAACCCTGCCCGGAAGGCGGTCTCCAGATACCTGAAATGCTGGTCACAA GCCCTTGGCTGGAGTGTTGTGTTGATCCTTATCATGGCAGCCTTCCTTGCCCGGTCGCTCAGACCCTGCTTCAACCAGGCTGCCTTCCTGCAGACACGCTACTGGAGCAACTACATTGACATCGAGCAAAAGATCTTCAACGAAACCTGCTGTGAGCACGCCCAGGACTTCGCCCACAAGTGCATCCTCCACTTCTTTGAAAGCATGCAGGAGGAAATCAAACTGCGGCGTTTCAATGCGCCCGGGGAGGAAGccgcggggggagaaggggaagaagatCACCTGCGGGGAATCACAGACCAGGAGCAGATGAACGAGCTCCTGAAATCATGGCACTACAGCAAGCCCCCCCTGGATGTGAGCCAGGCAACCCAGCGGCAGCAGTCTGTGGGCAGGGAGAGACCGTCCGTGCCCTGGGCAGATAGCTTGAGTAACAGGGGGAATGCACCGCAAAAGGCCAAAACCTCCAGACAAACCGAGGTTTAA